The following are encoded in a window of Clarias gariepinus isolate MV-2021 ecotype Netherlands chromosome 8, CGAR_prim_01v2, whole genome shotgun sequence genomic DNA:
- the smad1 gene encoding mothers against decapentaplegic homolog 1, whose translation MNVTSLFSFTSPAVKRLLGWKQGDEEEKWAEKAVDALVKKLKKKKGAMEELERALSCPGQPSSCVTIPRSLDGRLQVSHRKGLPHVIYCRVWRWPDLQSHHELKALECCQFPFGSKQKDVCINPYHYKRVDSPVLPPVLVPRNSEFNAKLSMLPRYRNSLHQTEPHMPHNIKYPESFTQQPGNSLPFGPNSPSNSYPGSPNSGTASSATFPHSPGSSEPSSPFQMPETPPPAYMPSEEQMTHDCPQPMDTNMLPPNLPLDINNRTDVQSVAYEEPKHWCSIVYYELNNRVGEAFQASSTSVLVDGFTDPSNNRNRFCLGLLSNVNRNSTIENTRRHIGKGVHLYYVGGEVYAECLSDSSIFVQSRNCNHHHGFHHTTVCKIPSGCSLKIFNNQEFAELLAQSVNHGFEAVYELTKMCTIRMSFVKGWGAEYHRQDVTSTPCWIEIHLHGPLQWLDKVLTQMGSPHNPISSVS comes from the exons ATGAACGTCACGTCACTGTTTTCCTTCACCAGCCCGGCGGTCAAGCGCCTCCTGGGCTGGAAGCAGGGCGACGAGGAGGAGAAGTGGGCCGAGAAGGCTGTGGACGCGCTGGTCAAGAagctgaagaagaaaaagggcGCCATGGAGGAGCTGGAACGCGCGCTCAGCTGCCCCGGCCAGCCCAGCAGCTGTGTGACCATCCCGCGCTCGCTGGACGGACGGCTGCAAGTGTCGCATCGCAAAGGCCTGCCGCACGTCATCTACTGCCGCGTGTGGCGCTGGCCTGACCTGCAGTCGCACCACGAGCTCAAGGCGCTCGAGTGCTGCCAGTTTCCGTTCGGATCCAAGCAGAAGGACGTGTGCATCAACCCGTACCACTACAAGAGGGTGGACAGTCCAG TTCTGCCGCCGGTCTTGGTGCCTCGGAACAGCGAGTTCAACGCCAAGCTGTCCATGCTGCCACGCTACCGCAACTCGCTGCACCAGACTGAGCCACACATGCCCCACAACATTAAATACCCAGAATCGTTCACTCAGCAGCCAGGCAACAGTTTACCGTTTGGACCCAACTCGCCCTCCAACAGCTACCCCGGCTCACCCAACAGTGGCACGGCGAGCAGCGCCACCTTCCCACATTCACCGGGCAGCTCCGAACCCAGCAGCCCCTTCCAGATGCCAG AAACTCCGCCGCCTGCATACATGCCCTCTGAGGAGCAGATGACACATGACTGTCCCCAGCCAATGGACACCAACATGCTGCCCCCCAACCTTCCTCTAGACATCAACAACcggacag ACGTCCAGTCAGTGGCCTACGAAGAACCCAAGCACTGGTGCTCCATCGTGTACTACGAGCTGAATAACCGGGTCGGAGAAGCCTTCCAGGCGTCCTCGACCAGCGTCCTGGTGGACGGCTTCACCGACCCGTCCAACAATCGCAACCGCTTCTGCCTGGGCCTGCTGTCCAACGTCAACCGCAACTCCACCATCGAGAACACGCGCCGGCACATCGGCAAAG GTGTGCACTTGTACTACGTAGGAGGCGAGGTGTACGCCGAGTGCCTGAGCGACAGCAGTATCTTCGTGCAGAGCCGCAACTGCAACCACCACCACGGCTTCCACCACACCACCGTGTGCAAGATCCCGAGCGGCTGCAGCCTCAAGATCTTCAACAACCAGGAGTTCGCCGAGCTGCTCGCCCAATCCGTCAACCACGGTTTCGAGGCCGTCTACGAGCTCACCAAGATGTGCACTATTCGCATGAGCTTTGTCAAG GGCTGGGGAGCCGAGTACCATCGTCAGGACGTGACCAGCACCCCCTGCTGGATCGAGATCCACCTCCATGGACCGCTCCAGTGGCTGGACAAGGTTCTGACGCAGATGGGCTCTCCTCACAACCCCATCTCCTCCGTGTCCTAA